GGCCCTAAGCTTCTTCAGCTGGAACAGGAAGAAGATGGCGCCGAGTGCGACCCAGGCACCGAGCGCGATATAGGACGGCGCGCTGAGTGACGCGGGTGATCCCGGATACAGCAGCAGTATAAGGAAGGTCAGAGAAATCAGCGCACCCAATACACCAAAGATGATATAGAGGATGTTGTAGTTCTCCTTTCTGCTGAAGAACTTGACCGCTACCAGGCTTGTGATCAGAAATGCAACCGACACGCCGGTCGATGACATGTCGACGATCCAACTGAGCGCTGTACGGCCGAGCCAAGGCGCTGCGAGACACACGGTCATGATGAAGAGCACTGAGACATAAGGTGTTTTATTTTTGCTGAGCTTCATGAACACAGGCGGGATGAAACGCGCCCGCCCGAGGGCGAACAGCAGCCGGGAAGAAGACAGATAGAAGCCGTTCAATCCCGTAAATACCCCGAATGAGATCGCAAGTGCGAGCAGTGTCATTCCAAGACCGCCCATTCCAGACTGGACGACGGATCCCGTCACCCACAGTGCCCCATCGATCGACTGCTCGTCCGGGTACACCCAGGAAGTGATGAGGATCATCAGCACGTAGGTGATGATGGAGGCGATGATACCGAAGACGATGAGCTTGAACGTCTTATCCGGACTGAAGTTGAATTCTTCAGCCGCCTGCGGGATGTTGTCGAAACCGACATACATCCAGGGAGCGATGGCAACGATCAGGATGATCGAAGTCCATACACCATTCTGATCATTAAACAGCGGCTCAGCATTCGACAACGCAAACTCTCCCGAGAAGAATGACCATCCGAAGAGGACAGACACTACAAGCGCCATGAATATGCAGAAAAGGAACTGGAGATTCCCAGACAGGCCACTTCCCTTGATCGATATGAATGCAAATAGGATGAGTACGAGGGAAGACAGGATGACTTCCATGATATAGACATCCCAGCCTGCAATCGTATATAAATGGCCGATTTCAAGAAATTCAGGTAGAATGAACTTGAACAGCAGACTGAAGGCGCTGGCATTCAGTGCGACCACACATATGTATCCGAGTGCCAGAAACCAAGATGCGATGAAGCTGACGTATTTACCGAAACCGACATAGCTGAAGGCGAACTCACCACCCGAGACCGGAAAGCGCGTCGTCAGACCGCCATACGCCACAGCGATGATCAGCATCAAAATGCCGCCGATGGTGATGCCGAGGGTCGACCCTAGCGTACCCGAAGAAGCCAGCCAATCCCCCGGGAGTATGAAGGCGCCCCATCCGATGCTTGAACCATAGGCAATGGCCCAGATGAAACGTTTGGACATGGTATTGTCGAGCTCTGTCCGCTCGACGTTGGATATTTTTGTTTCCATACTTTTAATCTCCTCTGTTTGTTTTCTGAAATATAGCCTAACAGAGCAGCCGGCAAACGTAAAATGTACATATTGCACAATTATAATGACAGGAGGAAGAAATATGACATTACTGCGCTTGATGAAATACTCGATATTATCAGGAACACTACTCATTGCAGCATGTGGAAACGCTGAAGATCAGTCCGCTGAAGAAACGACGGAGGAACCGACCGAAGAGGCAACTGGGGAGGTCGCGGAGGAGACTTCCGAGGAATCTGGCGATATGCAGGCTTTCGGTGCAGAGGAATGGACTCAGTACCGCTTCAACCCTGAAAAGAATGCCGTCATCGATTCCGGGCATGAACCGCTCGAGAATATGAAGTTCAAGACGGAGGATGAAGTCCGGGCGACACCAGTAGTCGCCGATGGCAAACTGTTCATCGGCAACCACAACTCCGGCGACATCCTTGCCTTCGACCTGGAATCCGGCGACAGGATATGGGAGGAGACGGCACCGAACTGGATCCACTCGGAAACCATCTATCACGAGGGCACAGTATATGTCGGATATGGCAACCGCCACTTCCAGGATGATGGCGTACGCGGCACCGGGGAAAATGGTGTGATGGCACTTGATGCGGAAAGTGGCGAAATCCTCTGGCAGTTCGAAACAGACGGGGAAGTCATGCCGACACCTGCCATACATGGCGATCATCTCTACATCACGACCGGAGACCGCCACCTCTACAAGCTGACACTTGATGAGGGGGAGCTTGCACATCAGCATGAACTCGGCTCCACCATCAGCATGTCCTCACCGAACATACATGAAGACACGCTCTATGTCGGCGGCAGCGGCCCGATGCCATATACTTTCTATGCATATGACCTCGAGCAGGATGAGTTGAAATGGCAGACCGAGTTCGATGAAGTCGTAATGGGACTCGATGATGTTCCCCCTGCCGTAAGTGGAGGCACTGTCGTCACCACTGCCCTCGTCGAAAATGAAGAGGGAGAATCCGAGCATGAAATCTATGCGATGGACATCGAATCCGGAGAAATCCTTTGGGAAGACAACTGGGGAACCGGCCAGCCCGTCCAGAACAACAAATCCGGTGCGCCTATGATATATGAGGGCACCGTATATGTTGCCAGCCCAAAAACGAAGACTTACTATGCATATGACCTGGAGACGGGTGAGCAGCTGTGGGCGTATGAAGATGAGGCAGCCAAGGCACCGCCGGTGGCGAAGAACGGCATCGTCTACTTCTCCAACGTTGAAGGGCGGGTTGTCGGCATGGATGCCGAGACCGGTGAGCCGGTTAAAGAAAAAGTGCTCGGCGGCACCCTTGCTCCGTCAGGCCCGATCATCGTCAACGATACCCTCTTCGTCGGCAGCCAGGACAGCTACGTCTATGTCGTCCCGTTGAGTGACTTTGCAGACGCCAAAGAATAGGATGATGTAGACTGAAGGGTCATATACAGACCTTAATTGTCATTCACCCGGATGCTCAGTGACAGTTGCCGTCCCATTAATCATAAGAACCAAAAAAGTGGCCCCCTCGTAATGAGGCGGGCCATTTTTCATCTGTTATCCACTATAGTTCAACAGGTCGATGCCGAAAATGAAAGGCATCAGCAAGTATACGAATGTTACGATCAGGACGACTCCGACGATGTTCAGGGCAAAGCCTGTCTTGGCCATCTCCTGGATGCTGATCTTCTGTGTACCGAAGACGATCGCGTTTGGCGGTGTCCCCACCGGCAGCATGAATGCACAGTTTGCAGCCATGGCGGCCGGCACCATCAATGTCAGCGGGTGCACTTCCAGTGCAATCGTCAGACCGGCGAGTACCGGCAGGATCATCGTTGCTGTTGCGGTATTGGATGTGATTTCCGTCAGGAACAGGATACCAAGTGCGACAATGAAGATGATGATGACGATATGAATGCCTTCGACAGCCGTCAGAAGTTCACCGAGCCATTGGTCGACCCCCGTCTCCACAATCGCTGCTGCCAGTGCGAGACCGCCACCGAAGAGCAGCAGTACGCCCCATGGCAGGTCACGGGCAACAGACCAGTCGAGTATGCGTTTCGACTTCCTTTTTGTCGGCAGCAGGAACAGGATGACCGACGCCATCATTGCAATCGCGCCGTCCGTAAGCATCTCCGTCACAGACCAGTTCGACCAGATGAACCCACGGGTGATCCACATGAATGCTGCGAACAGGAAGACGATGAGGACAAGAATCTCTTCCCGTGTGATTTTTCCGAGTTTATCGAGCTCACTGGTGATGATCTCACGTCCGCCCGGCAGATGGTCCATGCCATGCTTGAATGAGAAGAAATGCATGTAGGCCCATGCCAGGAGCAGGAAGATGATGACGATCGGAACACCGAATAGCATCCACTGTGCAAAACTCATCTCGATGCCGAAGAGCTCCTGGAGCTGGCCGGACATAATGATGAGCGGCGGCGTACCGATCA
The sequence above is drawn from the Salinicoccus roseus genome and encodes:
- a CDS encoding PQQ-binding-like beta-propeller repeat protein — translated: MTLLRLMKYSILSGTLLIAACGNAEDQSAEETTEEPTEEATGEVAEETSEESGDMQAFGAEEWTQYRFNPEKNAVIDSGHEPLENMKFKTEDEVRATPVVADGKLFIGNHNSGDILAFDLESGDRIWEETAPNWIHSETIYHEGTVYVGYGNRHFQDDGVRGTGENGVMALDAESGEILWQFETDGEVMPTPAIHGDHLYITTGDRHLYKLTLDEGELAHQHELGSTISMSSPNIHEDTLYVGGSGPMPYTFYAYDLEQDELKWQTEFDEVVMGLDDVPPAVSGGTVVTTALVENEEGESEHEIYAMDIESGEILWEDNWGTGQPVQNNKSGAPMIYEGTVYVASPKTKTYYAYDLETGEQLWAYEDEAAKAPPVAKNGIVYFSNVEGRVVGMDAETGEPVKEKVLGGTLAPSGPIIVNDTLFVGSQDSYVYVVPLSDFADAKE
- a CDS encoding APC family permease, with amino-acid sequence METKISNVERTELDNTMSKRFIWAIAYGSSIGWGAFILPGDWLASSGTLGSTLGITIGGILMLIIAVAYGGLTTRFPVSGGEFAFSYVGFGKYVSFIASWFLALGYICVVALNASAFSLLFKFILPEFLEIGHLYTIAGWDVYIMEVILSSLVLILFAFISIKGSGLSGNLQFLFCIFMALVVSVLFGWSFFSGEFALSNAEPLFNDQNGVWTSIILIVAIAPWMYVGFDNIPQAAEEFNFSPDKTFKLIVFGIIASIITYVLMILITSWVYPDEQSIDGALWVTGSVVQSGMGGLGMTLLALAISFGVFTGLNGFYLSSSRLLFALGRARFIPPVFMKLSKNKTPYVSVLFIMTVCLAAPWLGRTALSWIVDMSSTGVSVAFLITSLVAVKFFSRKENYNILYIIFGVLGALISLTFLILLLYPGSPASLSAPSYIALGAWVALGAIFFLFQLKKLRALTKEELDYLILNKDE
- a CDS encoding SLC13 family permease, translating into MWRESKRTKSLLKFFSVDEAKKHAEQGNRGPVNEGPEHSYGRMQLVGLILGPLLFILTLLFLNTEGLDSAGVFVVASTLWIATWWITEAIPIPATSLLPLFLFPLGGVMDSGTTTSAYGNDIIFLFLGGFLLALAMERWNLHTRIALTIIKAIGTTTATILLGFMIATGILSMFVSNTAAVMIMIPIGMAIISEAHSLSKNDLDENLRKFEKSLVLGIGYAGTIGGLGTLIGTPPLIIMSGQLQELFGIEMSFAQWMLFGVPIVIIFLLLAWAYMHFFSFKHGMDHLPGGREIITSELDKLGKITREEILVLIVFLFAAFMWITRGFIWSNWSVTEMLTDGAIAMMASVILFLLPTKRKSKRILDWSVARDLPWGVLLLFGGGLALAAAIVETGVDQWLGELLTAVEGIHIVIIIFIVALGILFLTEITSNTATATMILPVLAGLTIALEVHPLTLMVPAAMAANCAFMLPVGTPPNAIVFGTQKISIQEMAKTGFALNIVGVVLIVTFVYLLMPFIFGIDLLNYSG